From the genome of Elusimicrobiota bacterium:
TGTACTAAGCCTTTCTAAAACAGTTGAAAAACTCCCCGATTTGAAATCAGCAATAACGAATTCTCTTAAAAATCCCATCGGCGCAAGTCCTTTAGTTGAACTTATAAAAGAAAACAATCCAAAAAAAATTGCCGTAATACTTGAAGACATAACCAGGCCCAATCGTGATTACAACGTAATCCTTTCTGCTTTGATTGCCGAATTGAAGGAAGTGGGGCTGCAGCCAAAATCTGGAACAACACAAGTGAAATTTGTTATTGCCTATGGGACTCACCGG
Proteins encoded in this window:
- a CDS encoding nickel-dependent lactate racemase is translated as MNFKFKYGQSEIEFSLEDKNVLGVLSLSKTVEKLPDLKSAITNSLKNPIGASPLVELIKENNPKKIAVILEDITRPNRDYNVILSALIAELKEVGLQPKSGTTQVKFVIAYGTHRKQTEEESLNLYGQETFDFGEVVNHDCDDRKHLSSVGLLSDGED